A window of the Desulfuromonadaceae bacterium genome harbors these coding sequences:
- a CDS encoding DUF11 domain-containing protein, with protein sequence MIRPVKTTRKLLLILALLALPLTAWAAPQIDIAITAQKEIVVEEDGKQVKKIVEASEIFPGETLIYTISYANSGDESATNVVIVDPLPQGTVYIAGSAVPAAGATFSIDGGTTYQAPTLLTYEVSRADGTRQRQVATPDLYTHIRWILPAIAAGESGLLTFQVRTQ encoded by the coding sequence ATGATCAGACCAGTCAAAACAACGCGCAAGCTCCTCCTCATCCTGGCCCTGCTGGCCCTGCCGCTGACGGCCTGGGCGGCGCCGCAGATCGACATCGCCATCACGGCGCAAAAGGAGATCGTCGTCGAGGAGGACGGAAAACAGGTGAAAAAGATCGTTGAGGCGAGCGAGATTTTCCCCGGCGAAACCCTCATCTACACCATCAGCTATGCCAACTCCGGCGATGAAAGCGCGACCAACGTCGTAATCGTCGATCCGCTCCCGCAGGGGACCGTCTATATCGCCGGCAGCGCCGTTCCGGCCGCCGGCGCCACCTTCTCCATCGACGGCGGCACAACCTACCAGGCGCCGACGCTGCTGACCTACGAGGTCAGCCGGGCGGACGGCACCCGCCAGCGCCAGGTGGCCACCCCCGACCTGTACACCCATATCCGCTGGATCCTGCCGGCGATTGCCGCCGGTGAATCCGGCCTGCTCACTTTCCAGGTTCGCACCCAGTAG
- a CDS encoding DUF11 domain-containing protein produces the protein MLLATKRAARQFIKKTLLASLVGVVLHGAVLFGPGQASAAITSIEPITWNVIGLDSNSPMAGPNRFPVGARVCSTTVETGFPVTLFWETANPYIELTDSSPNPVRIDIPAGGCADAYFEVAVQRTSAAFETARGYYISAGGLTTPRPRELYVKKLVSQGRNGIINLEYGTSLSNLASMPVGGSFSLIKGETYYIRMSSYTAPGGYEQLETFSTLPNTIFQVLSVNTTYTADTTTNVSSPHDQLYADACYWEDDPNDPNYMACNDSGKIGGSMTITYQVKIIDVVASAQPIYSLIYDLSGASYHYNSDYASGARNVFLVDPELVTINKRFSPGTITSGGVSTLSLTLTNPNSGTVSGIDVTDDLTSVVVTPAGGVMAVADPLVVTNTCGGDLLDANGNNLAAGATGLALTGASVPGYGSCSIILQVTADLEGTYENTADLSIADFTTSAVASLTVDDTTIPRPMPPSSCPGEEIILASWNFDNLTAGQPIPADNNFSFKAEDVDFASASFFLSGGTGGNTITTAQSVSSPNAWSGSGWNITAQGAPTLGNTHFRFDVDSSNYGGIFIELRARINANGNWTGTNNNLRLWRNGSLLAPDDTGLRTTFDAYTRPAASNYRPETSFAVQGYYAKTNDVAIAALYLDDVVIKGCAFIDTDPPTIAKEFVPATIAVGGASTLTFTITDPADDGQPLSGVAFTDELPANLQVASPLTTSNTCGGSLTDAAGANLAAGATGIRLTGGSLANGGSCQVAVNVTTSVSGLYDNVSGYVTSLYSGANTDPATGIARATLTALLPPTIEKTFSPSQIFTTAFNGLSTLTFTVTNPNPDHAMVGVAFSDEFPGDAPDDVVVADPPVATTSGCGAPVYTPVAGSGEISFSGGTLVAGGVCVVSVDVESATAGYFENTSGAVSHLLDDAVLGTDYPFGADTAYAVLLVEEPTSDLSLLKQIGPGADGPWGSGLIVPTGADVYYHFIVENIGDTALSDIALSDPLVSTATCTWPLVLPVADAHDDDHVATCVVGPITAQAGTHSNTAYATGVYDGTSYVSGESTATYATSDLTLVKSAVEALFNEEGDTLTYSYAVTNAGGASLIGPVTVTDNRIAEVACPALTTVGNNDAYLDDGETLVCTGSYRVTAADIANRQVVNIARAVIDSVPSPTASASVAIGAPLLTILKSANLANASPGDTIVYTVQIHNTGNGLATSVVLKDRLSPYAAFKLDFDDTVPSAEPFVFTDTTAAPDVSDLSLGTPEYSSENGGEAWTYTPVDRGDGHDDKVTNWRIPMNGTLNPGGSISLQYKVIVK, from the coding sequence ATGCTCTTGGCAACGAAACGTGCAGCCCGGCAGTTCATCAAAAAAACGCTGCTTGCATCTCTGGTCGGAGTCGTTTTGCACGGTGCGGTCCTGTTCGGGCCCGGGCAAGCCAGCGCCGCCATCACTTCGATCGAACCGATCACCTGGAACGTCATCGGTCTCGACAGCAACTCGCCGATGGCCGGGCCCAACCGCTTCCCGGTCGGCGCGCGCGTCTGCAGTACAACGGTCGAAACCGGCTTTCCCGTCACCCTCTTCTGGGAAACCGCCAACCCTTACATTGAGCTGACCGACAGCTCCCCCAACCCGGTTCGCATCGACATCCCTGCCGGCGGCTGCGCCGACGCCTATTTCGAGGTCGCGGTGCAAAGGACCAGCGCCGCCTTTGAAACCGCCCGCGGCTACTACATCAGCGCCGGCGGTCTGACCACCCCGCGCCCCCGCGAGTTGTACGTCAAGAAACTCGTCTCCCAGGGGCGCAACGGCATCATCAACCTTGAATACGGCACATCCCTGAGCAACCTGGCCTCGATGCCGGTCGGCGGCAGCTTCAGCCTGATCAAGGGTGAAACTTACTACATCCGCATGAGCAGCTATACCGCGCCGGGTGGTTACGAACAGCTGGAGACCTTCTCGACCCTGCCCAACACCATTTTCCAGGTGCTCTCGGTCAACACCACCTATACCGCCGACACCACTACTAACGTCTCCTCGCCTCACGACCAGCTGTACGCCGACGCCTGCTACTGGGAAGACGACCCCAACGACCCCAACTACATGGCGTGCAACGACAGCGGCAAGATCGGCGGCTCCATGACGATCACCTACCAGGTGAAAATCATCGATGTTGTCGCCAGTGCCCAGCCGATCTATTCGCTGATTTACGATCTGTCCGGGGCGAGCTATCACTACAACTCGGACTACGCCAGTGGCGCGCGCAACGTGTTCCTCGTCGATCCCGAACTGGTGACCATCAATAAACGCTTCTCGCCTGGCACCATCACCTCCGGAGGGGTTTCAACCCTGAGCCTGACCCTGACCAACCCCAACAGCGGTACGGTGAGCGGGATCGATGTCACGGACGACCTGACGTCGGTCGTCGTGACCCCGGCCGGGGGTGTGATGGCCGTGGCCGACCCCCTGGTTGTGACCAATACCTGCGGCGGCGACCTGCTCGACGCCAACGGCAACAATCTGGCGGCGGGTGCCACCGGCCTGGCACTGACCGGTGCCAGCGTCCCCGGCTACGGCAGCTGCTCGATCATCCTCCAGGTGACCGCCGATCTCGAGGGAACCTACGAGAACACCGCCGACCTGTCGATCGCCGACTTCACGACCTCGGCCGTCGCCAGCCTGACAGTCGATGACACGACGATCCCCCGGCCCATGCCGCCGTCCTCATGTCCGGGAGAAGAAATCATCCTGGCCTCGTGGAACTTCGACAACTTAACCGCCGGCCAGCCGATTCCGGCAGACAACAACTTTTCATTCAAGGCTGAGGATGTCGACTTCGCGAGCGCCAGCTTCTTCCTGTCGGGCGGTACCGGCGGCAACACGATCACCACAGCCCAATCGGTCAGTTCGCCAAACGCCTGGAGCGGCAGCGGCTGGAACATCACGGCCCAGGGCGCACCAACATTGGGCAACACCCACTTCAGGTTCGATGTCGACAGCTCCAATTACGGCGGCATTTTCATCGAGCTGCGGGCCAGGATCAACGCCAACGGCAACTGGACCGGCACCAACAACAATCTGCGCCTCTGGCGCAACGGCAGCCTCCTCGCGCCCGACGACACGGGCTTGCGTACCACTTTCGATGCCTACACCCGGCCAGCTGCGAGCAACTACCGTCCGGAAACGTCATTCGCCGTGCAGGGCTATTACGCCAAGACCAACGATGTCGCCATCGCCGCGCTCTATCTCGATGATGTGGTCATCAAGGGCTGCGCCTTTATCGATACCGACCCGCCAACCATCGCAAAAGAGTTTGTCCCGGCGACCATCGCTGTCGGCGGCGCCTCGACCCTGACCTTCACCATCACCGATCCGGCTGACGACGGCCAGCCGTTGAGCGGCGTGGCGTTTACCGACGAGCTCCCGGCGAATCTGCAAGTCGCCTCCCCCCTGACAACGTCCAACACCTGCGGGGGCAGCCTGACAGATGCGGCGGGCGCCAACCTAGCGGCGGGCGCGACCGGCATTCGCCTGACGGGCGGCAGCCTCGCCAATGGCGGCAGCTGTCAGGTTGCGGTCAATGTCACCACCAGCGTGTCCGGTCTCTACGACAACGTCAGCGGCTATGTCACCTCTCTCTACAGCGGCGCCAACACCGACCCCGCCACCGGCATCGCCCGGGCCACCCTGACGGCGCTACTGCCGCCGACCATCGAGAAGACTTTTTCTCCGAGCCAGATTTTCACAACGGCTTTCAACGGCTTGTCGACCCTGACCTTCACGGTGACCAACCCGAACCCGGACCACGCCATGGTCGGCGTGGCGTTCAGCGACGAATTCCCGGGAGACGCGCCCGATGATGTGGTGGTTGCCGACCCGCCCGTGGCGACCACCAGCGGGTGCGGTGCCCCGGTCTACACTCCGGTCGCCGGAAGCGGCGAGATCTCTTTTAGTGGCGGCACCCTTGTTGCCGGAGGCGTCTGCGTGGTATCGGTCGATGTCGAATCGGCCACTGCCGGTTACTTTGAAAATACCAGCGGCGCGGTGAGCCATCTCCTCGATGATGCCGTGCTGGGGACCGATTATCCGTTTGGAGCCGATACCGCCTACGCCGTCCTGCTGGTCGAGGAACCAACCTCGGACCTCTCCCTGCTCAAGCAGATCGGACCGGGCGCCGACGGCCCCTGGGGCTCAGGATTGATCGTGCCGACGGGCGCTGATGTCTACTACCACTTTATCGTCGAGAACATCGGCGACACCGCGCTGAGCGACATTGCCCTCAGCGATCCCCTGGTCAGTACAGCGACCTGCACCTGGCCCCTCGTCCTGCCGGTGGCCGATGCCCACGACGACGACCACGTTGCAACCTGCGTTGTCGGGCCGATCACCGCCCAGGCCGGCACCCACTCGAACACGGCCTACGCCACCGGCGTTTATGACGGTACATCCTACGTCAGCGGGGAGTCTACCGCCACCTACGCCACCTCCGATCTGACCCTGGTCAAGAGCGCCGTCGAAGCGCTGTTCAACGAGGAGGGTGACACCCTCACCTACAGCTACGCGGTCACCAACGCCGGCGGCGCCAGCCTGATCGGCCCGGTCACTGTCACCGACAACCGCATCGCCGAGGTCGCCTGCCCGGCCCTGACCACCGTCGGCAACAACGATGCCTATCTCGACGACGGTGAAACCCTGGTCTGCACGGGGAGCTACAGGGTCACCGCCGCCGATATCGCCAATCGCCAGGTCGTCAATATTGCGCGGGCCGTCATCGACAGCGTTCCTTCACCGACCGCCAGCGCGTCCGTAGCCATCGGCGCGCCGCTGCTGACCATCCTCAAATCGGCTAACCTGGCCAACGCCAGCCCCGGCGACACCATCGTCTACACCGTGCAGATCCACAATACCGGCAACGGCCTCGCCACCAGTGTTGTCCTCAAGGACCGGCTGAGCCCCTACGCGGCCTTCAAGCTCGACTTCGACGACACCGTTCCGTCCGCAGAACCGTTTGTCTTCACCGACACCACAGCGGCGCCCGACGTCTCCGACTTGAGCCTGGGGACACCCGAATACTCCTCCGAAAACGGCGGCGAAGCGTGGACCTACACCCCGGTCGACCGCGGCGACGGCCATGACGACAAGGTCACCAACTGGCGGATCCCGATGAACGGCACGCTCAACCCGGGCGGCAGCATTTCGCTCCAGTACAAGGTCATCGTCAAATAA
- a CDS encoding acetyl-CoA hydrolase/transferase family protein, with protein sequence MSEFGTLESRVRRKSLLNKVRSAEDCIEFFTPGQNLVWSGFTPAGYPKAVPIALADYVEANNLQGKWKFNLFIGASVGAETEDRWATLDMIDRRWPYQTGKNIAAGINAGRIRMGDKHLGHFAQDISYGFYTENGRYDIGIFEVSAITEDGGLALTSSCGIVAEAIGLCDKIILEVNTGQPSFEGIHDIHMQQKPPHRAPFLITEAHTRIGSPYVPCDTEKVIAVVESKRRDKGRAFADMDDTSEAIAGHIMEFFAHEVKRGRLPENLLPLQSGVGSIANAVVGGLAKGPFSNLSVYTEVLQDTMLDFFDGGNLNFASACSLSLSESPGFPRFFDNWDKYFGKCILRPLSISNAPEPIRRLGVIAMNTPVEFDIYAHANSTLVGGTRMINGLGGSGDYLRNGFLKIMHTPSTRPSKTDPLGITCVVPKAPHIDHTEHDLDVLVTEQGLADLRGVAPKERAKLIIEKCGHPEYKPILNDYLEMATKECLAKGIGHEPQLFDRAFKMQQNLATNGTMRIKSWDIKIDLCE encoded by the coding sequence ATGTCCGAGTTCGGAACACTTGAGAGTCGTGTACGCCGCAAGTCCTTGCTCAACAAAGTAAGATCCGCAGAAGACTGTATTGAGTTTTTTACTCCGGGGCAAAACTTGGTCTGGTCCGGGTTTACTCCCGCAGGCTACCCCAAAGCAGTCCCGATTGCTCTGGCTGACTATGTTGAGGCTAACAATCTGCAAGGCAAGTGGAAATTCAATCTTTTCATCGGCGCCTCGGTTGGTGCGGAAACTGAAGATCGCTGGGCAACCCTCGACATGATCGACCGCCGCTGGCCCTACCAGACCGGCAAGAACATCGCCGCCGGCATCAATGCCGGTCGTATCCGCATGGGCGACAAACACCTTGGTCACTTTGCCCAGGATATCAGTTATGGCTTCTATACCGAAAACGGCCGCTACGACATCGGCATTTTCGAAGTTTCTGCGATTACCGAAGACGGTGGCCTGGCACTGACCAGCTCCTGCGGTATCGTTGCCGAAGCCATTGGCCTGTGCGACAAGATCATTCTCGAAGTCAACACCGGGCAGCCCTCTTTTGAAGGCATTCACGACATTCACATGCAACAGAAACCGCCGCATCGGGCGCCTTTCCTGATTACCGAAGCCCATACCCGCATCGGCTCACCCTATGTCCCTTGCGATACCGAAAAAGTTATCGCGGTGGTTGAATCCAAACGCCGTGACAAAGGTCGTGCTTTTGCCGACATGGACGACACTTCCGAAGCTATCGCTGGACACATCATGGAATTTTTCGCCCACGAAGTGAAACGCGGTCGTCTGCCGGAAAACCTGCTGCCGTTGCAGTCAGGTGTCGGCTCTATTGCCAACGCAGTTGTCGGTGGCCTGGCCAAGGGCCCCTTCTCCAATCTGTCGGTCTACACCGAGGTTCTGCAGGACACCATGCTCGACTTCTTTGACGGCGGCAACCTCAACTTCGCCTCAGCCTGCTCCTTGTCGCTCTCCGAGAGCCCGGGCTTCCCGCGCTTCTTCGACAACTGGGACAAGTACTTCGGCAAGTGTATCCTGCGCCCGCTGTCGATTTCCAATGCCCCAGAGCCGATCCGTCGTCTTGGTGTTATCGCCATGAACACCCCGGTCGAATTCGACATTTACGCACACGCCAACTCCACCCTGGTTGGCGGCACCCGGATGATTAACGGCCTCGGCGGCTCCGGTGACTATCTGCGCAACGGCTTCCTGAAGATCATGCACACCCCGTCGACCCGCCCGAGCAAAACCGATCCGTTGGGCATTACCTGCGTTGTGCCAAAAGCACCGCACATTGATCATACCGAACACGACCTCGACGTACTGGTCACCGAGCAGGGTCTTGCCGACCTGCGTGGCGTCGCCCCAAAAGAGCGCGCCAAGCTCATCATCGAGAAGTGCGGCCACCCCGAGTACAAGCCGATTCTTAATGATTACCTTGAAATGGCCACGAAAGAATGCTTGGCAAAAGGGATCGGCCACGAGCCGCAACTGTTTGACCGCGCCTTCAAAATGCAGCAGAACCTCGCCACCAACGGCACCATGCGCATCAAGAGCTGGGATATCAAGATTGACCTCTGCGAATAA
- a CDS encoding outer membrane protein assembly factor BamD yields the protein MARFLKLSIILTLIALLAGCSSSRPTPEQNAQKLFQSAERLHERGLWEDAIAAWEQVRDTYFTPELSMLAELKIAETYYLAERYPEAATSYSAFLRRYPNDFRTSTVLFRLGQSYYRQILSRDRDQTNTRNALNTFEDFIRKYPNDPNVAQAAQLALRARTRLADHEVYVGRFYLQRKHYQPAIQRLENILTRFPDYYYRDEAFFFLGRAYLAAGQTENARQILTQLVEEFPTSTYFAKANKLLDQKS from the coding sequence ATGGCTCGTTTTCTTAAACTTAGTATCATTTTAACACTTATTGCTTTGCTGGCTGGCTGCAGCAGCTCCCGGCCAACACCGGAACAGAACGCGCAAAAACTATTTCAATCGGCAGAGCGCCTTCATGAACGCGGTTTATGGGAAGACGCCATCGCGGCCTGGGAGCAGGTACGCGATACCTATTTTACTCCTGAGTTGAGCATGCTGGCAGAACTCAAGATTGCCGAGACCTACTATCTGGCCGAACGTTATCCGGAAGCAGCGACCAGCTACAGCGCATTTCTGCGCCGTTATCCTAATGATTTTCGTACTTCCACAGTGCTCTTTCGCCTCGGTCAAAGCTACTACCGCCAGATCCTTTCGCGTGATCGCGATCAGACCAATACCCGCAACGCCCTGAACACCTTTGAGGATTTTATCCGCAAGTACCCCAACGACCCCAATGTGGCCCAGGCGGCTCAACTGGCTTTGCGCGCCAGAACCCGATTGGCCGACCACGAAGTGTATGTCGGCAGATTTTATCTGCAACGCAAACACTACCAACCGGCGATCCAGCGTCTGGAAAATATCCTTACCCGGTTTCCCGATTACTATTATCGTGACGAAGCCTTCTTTTTTCTTGGCCGCGCCTATCTGGCTGCGGGACAAACGGAAAATGCACGGCAAATTCTTACCCAGCTGGTAGAAGAGTTTCCGACCAGCACCTATTTCGCAAAAGCCAATAAGTTGCTCGATCAAAAAAGCTGA